One genomic region from Rattus norvegicus strain BN/NHsdMcwi chromosome 10, GRCr8, whole genome shotgun sequence encodes:
- the Hdac5 gene encoding histone deacetylase 5 isoform X3, which yields MSGREPSLEILPRTPLHSIPVAVEVKPVLPAAMPSSMGGGGGGSPSPVELRGALAGPMDPALREQQLQQELLVLKQQQQLQKQLLFAEFQKQHDHLTRQHEVQLQKHLKQQQEMLAAKRQQELEQQRQREQQRQEELEKQRLEQQLLILRNKEKSKESAIASTEVKLRLQEFLLSKSKEPTPGGLNHSLPQHPKCWGAHHASLDQSSPPQSGPPGTPPSYKLPLLGPYDSRDDFPLRKTASEPNLKVRSRLKQKVAERRSSPLLRRKDGTVISTFKKRAVEITGTGPGVSSVCNSAPGSGPSSPNSSHSTIAENGFTGSVPNIPTEMLPQHRALPLDSSPNQFSLYTSPSLPNISLGLQATVTVTNSHLTASPKLSTQQEAERQALQSLRQGSTLTGKFMSTSSIPGCLLGVALEGDTSPHGHASLLQHVLLLEQARQQSTLIAVPLHGQSPLVTGERVATSMRTVGKLPRHRPLSRTQSSPLPQSPQALQQLVMQQQHQQFLEKQKQQQMQLGKILTKTGELSRQPTTHPEETEEELTEQQEALLGEGALTMPREGSTESESTQEDLEEEEDEEEDEEDCIQVKDEDGESGPDEGADLEESSAGYKKLFADAQQLQPLQVYQAPLSLATVPHQALGRTQSSPAAPGSMKSPTDHPTVVKHLFTTGVVYDTFMLKHQCMCGNTHVHPEHAGRIQSIWSRLQETGLLSKCERIRGRKATLDEIQTVHSEYHTLLYGTSPLNRQKLDSKKLLGPISQKMYAMLPCGGIGVDSDTVWNEMHSSSAVRMAVGCLVELAFKVAAGELKNGFAIIRPPGHHAEESTAMGFCFFNSVAITAKLLQQKLSVGKVLIVDWDIHHGNGTQQAFYDDPSVLYISLHRYDNGNFFPGSGAPEEVGGGPGVGYNVNVAWTGGVDPPIGDVEYLTAFRTVVMPIAHEFSPDVVLVSAGFDAVEGHLSPLGGYSVTARCFGHLTRQLMTLAGGRVVLALEGGHDLTAICDASEACVSALLSVELQPLDEAVLQQKPSINAVATLEKVIEIQSKHWSCVQRFATGLGCSLREAQTGEKEEAETVSAMALLSMGAEQAQAAATQEHSPRPAEEPMEQEPAL from the exons TGGAGGTGAAGCCGGTGCTGCCAGCAGCCATGCCCAGCTccatgggaggtggaggtggaggtagcCCCAGCCCTGTGGAGCTTCGGGGGGCTCTGGCAGGCCCCATGGACCCCGCGCTTCGGGAGCAGCAACTGCAGCAAGAGCTCCTGGTGctcaagcagcagcagcagctgcaaaAGCAGCTCCTGTTTGCCGAGTTTCAGAAGCAGCACGACCACCTGACGCGGCAGCATGAAGTCCAGCTGCAGAAGCACCTCAAG cagcagcaggagatgCTGGCGGCTAAGAGGCAGCAGGAGCTGGAGCAGCAGCGGCAGCGCGAGCAGCAGCGGCAAGAGGAGCTAGAGAAACAGCggctggagcagcagctgcttATTCTACGAAACAAGGAGAAGAGCAAAGAGA GTGCCATCGCCAGCACCGAGGTAAAGCTGAGGCTCCAGGAATTCCTGTTGTCCAAGTCAAAGGAGCCCACACCAGGCGGCCTCAACCATTCCCTCCCACAGCACCCCAAATGCTG gggaGCCCATCATGCTTCTTTGGACCAGAGTTCCCCTCCCCAGAGCGGCCCTCCTGGGACGCCTCCCTCCTACAAATTGCCTTTGCTTGGGCCCTATGACAGCCGTGATGACTTTCCCCTCCGTAAAACGG cctcggAACCCAACTTAAAAGTACGTTCAAGGCTAAAACAGAAGGTAGCTGAGAGAAGAAGCAGTCCCCTCCTGCGTCGAAAGGATGGCACTGTTATTAGTACTTTTAAGAAGAGAGCAGTCGAGATCACAGGCACAGGGCCTGGGG TGTCGTCCGTGTGTAACAGTGCGCCTGGCTCTGGCCCCAGCTCTCCCAACAGTTCCCACAGCACCATCGCTGAGAACGGCTTTACTGGCTCAGTCCCCAACATCCCCACTGAG ATGCTCCCCCAGCACCGGGCCCTCCCTCTGGACAGTTCCCCAAACCAGTTCAGCCTCTACACGTCTCCTTCTCTGCCTAACATCTCCCTAGGGCTGCAGGCCACTGTCACTGTTACCAACTCGCACCTCACC GCCTCCCCGAAGCTGTCGACACAGCAGGAGGCTGAGAGGCAGGCCCTTCAGTCCCTGCGGCAGGGCAGCACACTGACCGGCAAGTTCATGAGCACATCCTCCATCCCTGGCTGCCTGCTGGGAGTGGCCCTGGAGGGCGACACGAGCCCCCATGGGCACGCTTCCCTGCTGCAGCACGTTTTGCTGCTGGAGCAGGCCCGGCAACAGAGCACGCTCATAGCGG TGCCACTCCATGGGCAGTCCCCACTGGTGACGGGTGAACGTGTGGCCACCAGCATGAGGACAGTGGGCAAGCTCCCAAGGCACCGACCTCTGAGCCGTACTCAGTCCTCGCCCCTGCCGCAGAGTCCCCAGGCCCTGCAGCAGCTGGTTatgcagcagcagcaccagcagttcctagagaaacagaagcagcagcagatgcAGCTGGGCAAG ATCCTTACCAAAACTGGGGAGCTGTCAAGGCAGCCCACCACCCACCctgaagagacagaggaggagctGACGGAACAGCAGGAGGCCTTGCTGGGGGAGGGGGCCCTGACCATGCCCCGGGAAGGTTCTACAGAGAGCGAGAGCACCCAGGAAGatctagaagaggaagaggatgaggaggaggacgaggaggactgCATTCAGGTCAAGGATGAGGATGGCGAGAGTGGTCCTGATGAGGGCGCAGACTTGGAGGAGTCCAGTGCTGGTTACAAAAAG TTGTTCGCAGATGCCCAGCAGTTACAGCCCCTCCAGGTATACCAGGCACCCCTCAGCCTGGCCACTGTGCCTCATCAGGCCCTGGGCCGCACCCAGTCctcacctgctgctcctgggagcatgaagagcCCCACAGACCACCCCACTGTGGTGAAGCACCTCTTCACCACAG GTGTGGTCTATGACACGTTCATGCTGAAGCATCAGTGTATGTGCggaaacacacatgtgcacccagaGCACGCCGGCCGCATCCAGAGCATCTGGTCCCGGCTGCAGGAAACTGGTCTGCTCAGCAAGTGTGAG CGGATCCGGGGTCGTAAAGCCACACTGGATGAAATCCAGACCGTGCACTCTGAGTACCACACCCTGCTCTATGGGACCAGTCCCCTTAACCGGCAGAAGCTGGACAGTAAGAAGCTGCTTG GCCCCATCAGCCAGAAGATGTACGCCATGCTGCCTTGTGGGGGCATTGGG GTGGACAGTGACACTGTGTGGAATGAGATGCACTCCTCTAGTGCCGTGCGAATGGCAGTGGGCTGCCTGGTGGAGCTGGCCTTCAAGGTGGCTGCAGGAGAGCTCAAG AATGGATTTGCCATCATCCGACCCCCAGGACATCATGCTGAGGAGTCCACAGCCAT GGGATTCTGCTTCTTCAACTCCGTAGCCATCACAGCTAAACTCCTGCAGCAGAAGCTGAGCGTGGGCAAGGTCCTCATCGTGGACTGG GACATTCACCACGGCAATGGCACCCAGCAAGCATTTTACGATGACCCCTCCGTGCTCTACATCTCTTTGCATCGCTACGACAATGGGAACTTCTTTCCAGGCTCCGGGGCTCCTGAAGAG GTTGGTGGAGGGCCAGGTGTGGGGTACAACGTAAATGTGGCGTGGACAGGAGGTGTGGATCCCCCCATTGGAGATGTGGAATACCTGACAGCCTTCAG GACAGTAGTGATGCCCATTGCCCACGAGTTCTCACCCGACGTCGTTCTAGTCTCCGCTGGGTTTGAtgctgttgaaggacatctgtctCCACTGGGTGGCTATTCTGTCACCGCCAGAT GTTTTGGCCACTTGACCAGGCAGCTCATGACACTGGCAGGGGGCCGGGTGGTGCTGGCCCTGGAGGGAGGTCATGACTTGACCGCCATCTGTGATGCTTCTGAGGCCTGTGTCTCGGCTCTGCTCAGCGTGGAG CTGCAGCCCTTGGATGAAGCAGTCTTGCAGCAAAAGCCCAGCATCAATGCAGTTGCCACACTAGAGAAAGTCATCGAGATCCAGA GCAAACACTGGAGCTGTGTACAGAGGTTTGCCACTGGTCTGGGCTGCTCGCTGCGGGAGGCTCAGACGGGTGAGAAAGAGGAGGCCGAGACTGTGAGCGCCATGGCCCTGCTTTCCATGGGGGCTGAGCAGGCCCAGGCTGCTGCCACTCAAGAGCACAGCCCCCG GCCAGCCGAGGAGCCCATGGAGCAGGAGCCTGCCCTGTGA
- the Hdac5 gene encoding histone deacetylase 5 (The RefSeq protein has 1 substitution compared to this genomic sequence), with product MNSPNESDGMSGREPSLEILPRTPLHSIPVAVEVKPVLPAAMPSSMGGGGGGSPSPVELRGALAGPMDPALREQQLQQELLVLKQQQQLQKQLLFAEFQKQHDHLTRQHEVQLQKHLKQQQEMLAAKRQQELEQQRQREQQRQEELEKQRLEQQLLILRNKEKSKESAIASTEVKLRLQEFLLSKSKEPTPGGLNHSLPQHPKCWGAHHASLDQSSPPQSGPPGTPPSYKLPLLGPYDSRDDFPLRKTASEPNLKVRSRLKQKVAERRSSPLLRRKDGTVISTFKKRAVEITGTGPGVSSVCNSAPGSGPSSPNSSHSTIAENGFTGSVPNIPTEMLPQHRALPLDSSPNQFSLYTSPSLPNISLGLQATVTVTNSHLTASPKLSTQQEAERQALQSLRQGSTLTGKFMSTSSIPGCLLGVALEGDTSPHGHASLLQHVLLLEQARQQSTLIAVPLHGQSPLVTGERVATSMRTVGKLPRHRPLSRTQSSPLPQSPQALQQLVMQQQHQQFLEKQKQQQMQLGKILTKTGELSRQPTTHPEETEEELTEQQEALLGEGALTMPREGSTESESTQEDLEEEEDEEEDEEDCIQVKDEDGESGPDEGADLEESSAGYKKLFADAQQLQPLQVYQAPLSLATVPHQALGRTQSSPAAPGSMKSPTDHPTVVKHLFTTGVVYDTFMLKHQCMCGNTHVHPEHAGRIQSIWSRLQETGLLSKCERIRGRKATLDEIQTVHSEYHTLLYGTSPLNRQKLDSKKLLGPISQKMYAMLPCGGIGVDSDTVWNEMHSSSAVRMAVGCLVELAFKVAAGELKNGFAIIRPPGHHAEESTAMGFCFFNSVAITAKLLQQKLSVGKVLIVDWDIHHGNGTQQAFYDDPSVLYISLHRYDNGNFFPGSGAPEEVGGGPGVGYNVNVAWTGGVDPPIGDVEYLTAFRTVVMPIAHEFSPDVVLVSAGFDAVEGHLSPLGGYSVTARCFGHLTRQLMTLAGGRVVLALEGGHDLTAICDASEACVSALLSVELQPLDEAVLQQKPSVNAVATLEKVIEIQSKHWSCVQRFATGLGCSLREAQTGEKEEAETVSAMALLSMGAEQAQAAATQEHSPRPAEEPMEQEPAL from the exons TGGAGGTGAAGCCGGTGCTGCCAGCAGCCATGCCCAGCTccatgggaggtggaggtggaggtagcCCCAGCCCTGTGGAGCTTCGGGGGGCTCTGGCAGGCCCCATGGACCCCGCGCTTCGGGAGCAGCAACTGCAGCAAGAGCTCCTGGTGctcaagcagcagcagcagctgcaaaAGCAGCTCCTGTTTGCCGAGTTTCAGAAGCAGCACGACCACCTGACGCGGCAGCATGAAGTCCAGCTGCAGAAGCACCTCAAG cagcagcaggagatgCTGGCGGCTAAGAGGCAGCAGGAGCTGGAGCAGCAGCGGCAGCGCGAGCAGCAGCGGCAAGAGGAGCTAGAGAAACAGCggctggagcagcagctgcttATTCTACGAAACAAGGAGAAGAGCAAAGAGA GTGCCATCGCCAGCACCGAGGTAAAGCTGAGGCTCCAGGAATTCCTGTTGTCCAAGTCAAAGGAGCCCACACCAGGCGGCCTCAACCATTCCCTCCCACAGCACCCCAAATGCTG gggaGCCCATCATGCTTCTTTGGACCAGAGTTCCCCTCCCCAGAGCGGCCCTCCTGGGACGCCTCCCTCCTACAAATTGCCTTTGCTTGGGCCCTATGACAGCCGTGATGACTTTCCCCTCCGTAAAACGG cctcggAACCCAACTTAAAAGTACGTTCAAGGCTAAAACAGAAGGTAGCTGAGAGAAGAAGCAGTCCCCTCCTGCGTCGAAAGGATGGCACTGTTATTAGTACTTTTAAGAAGAGAGCAGTCGAGATCACAGGCACAGGGCCTGGGG TGTCGTCCGTGTGTAACAGTGCGCCTGGCTCTGGCCCCAGCTCTCCCAACAGTTCCCACAGCACCATCGCTGAGAACGGCTTTACTGGCTCAGTCCCCAACATCCCCACTGAG ATGCTCCCCCAGCACCGGGCCCTCCCTCTGGACAGTTCCCCAAACCAGTTCAGCCTCTACACGTCTCCTTCTCTGCCTAACATCTCCCTAGGGCTGCAGGCCACTGTCACTGTTACCAACTCGCACCTCACC GCCTCCCCGAAGCTGTCGACACAGCAGGAGGCTGAGAGGCAGGCCCTTCAGTCCCTGCGGCAGGGCAGCACACTGACCGGCAAGTTCATGAGCACATCCTCCATCCCTGGCTGCCTGCTGGGAGTGGCCCTGGAGGGCGACACGAGCCCCCATGGGCACGCTTCCCTGCTGCAGCACGTTTTGCTGCTGGAGCAGGCCCGGCAACAGAGCACGCTCATAGCGG TGCCACTCCATGGGCAGTCCCCACTGGTGACGGGTGAACGTGTGGCCACCAGCATGAGGACAGTGGGCAAGCTCCCAAGGCACCGACCTCTGAGCCGTACTCAGTCCTCGCCCCTGCCGCAGAGTCCCCAGGCCCTGCAGCAGCTGGTTatgcagcagcagcaccagcagttcctagagaaacagaagcagcagcagatgcAGCTGGGCAAG ATCCTTACCAAAACTGGGGAGCTGTCAAGGCAGCCCACCACCCACCctgaagagacagaggaggagctGACGGAACAGCAGGAGGCCTTGCTGGGGGAGGGGGCCCTGACCATGCCCCGGGAAGGTTCTACAGAGAGCGAGAGCACCCAGGAAGatctagaagaggaagaggatgaggaggaggacgaggaggactgCATTCAGGTCAAGGATGAGGATGGCGAGAGTGGTCCTGATGAGGGCGCAGACTTGGAGGAGTCCAGTGCTGGTTACAAAAAG TTGTTCGCAGATGCCCAGCAGTTACAGCCCCTCCAGGTATACCAGGCACCCCTCAGCCTGGCCACTGTGCCTCATCAGGCCCTGGGCCGCACCCAGTCctcacctgctgctcctgggagcatgaagagcCCCACAGACCACCCCACTGTGGTGAAGCACCTCTTCACCACAG GTGTGGTCTATGACACGTTCATGCTGAAGCATCAGTGTATGTGCggaaacacacatgtgcacccagaGCACGCCGGCCGCATCCAGAGCATCTGGTCCCGGCTGCAGGAAACTGGTCTGCTCAGCAAGTGTGAG CGGATCCGGGGTCGTAAAGCCACACTGGATGAAATCCAGACCGTGCACTCTGAGTACCACACCCTGCTCTATGGGACCAGTCCCCTTAACCGGCAGAAGCTGGACAGTAAGAAGCTGCTTG GCCCCATCAGCCAGAAGATGTACGCCATGCTGCCTTGTGGGGGCATTGGG GTGGACAGTGACACTGTGTGGAATGAGATGCACTCCTCTAGTGCCGTGCGAATGGCAGTGGGCTGCCTGGTGGAGCTGGCCTTCAAGGTGGCTGCAGGAGAGCTCAAG AATGGATTTGCCATCATCCGACCCCCAGGACATCATGCTGAGGAGTCCACAGCCAT GGGATTCTGCTTCTTCAACTCCGTAGCCATCACAGCTAAACTCCTGCAGCAGAAGCTGAGCGTGGGCAAGGTCCTCATCGTGGACTGG GACATTCACCACGGCAATGGCACCCAGCAAGCATTTTACGATGACCCCTCCGTGCTCTACATCTCTTTGCATCGCTACGACAATGGGAACTTCTTTCCAGGCTCCGGGGCTCCTGAAGAG GTTGGTGGAGGGCCAGGTGTGGGGTACAACGTAAATGTGGCGTGGACAGGAGGTGTGGATCCCCCCATTGGAGATGTGGAATACCTGACAGCCTTCAG GACAGTAGTGATGCCCATTGCCCACGAGTTCTCACCCGACGTCGTTCTAGTCTCCGCTGGGTTTGAtgctgttgaaggacatctgtctCCACTGGGTGGCTATTCTGTCACCGCCAGAT GTTTTGGCCACTTGACCAGGCAGCTCATGACACTGGCAGGGGGCCGGGTGGTGCTGGCCCTGGAGGGAGGTCATGACTTGACCGCCATCTGTGATGCTTCTGAGGCCTGTGTCTCGGCTCTGCTCAGCGTGGAG CTGCAGCCCTTGGATGAAGCAGTCTTGCAGCAAAAGCCCAGCATCAATGCAGTTGCCACACTAGAGAAAGTCATCGAGATCCAGA GCAAACACTGGAGCTGTGTACAGAGGTTTGCCACTGGTCTGGGCTGCTCGCTGCGGGAGGCTCAGACGGGTGAGAAAGAGGAGGCCGAGACTGTGAGCGCCATGGCCCTGCTTTCCATGGGGGCTGAGCAGGCCCAGGCTGCTGCCACTCAAGAGCACAGCCCCCG GCCAGCCGAGGAGCCCATGGAGCAGGAGCCTGCCCTGTGA
- the Hdac5 gene encoding histone deacetylase 5 isoform X6 produces MRTVGKLPRHRPLSRTQSSPLPQSPQALQQLVMQQQHQQFLEKQKQQQMQLGKILTKTGELSRQPTTHPEETEEELTEQQEALLGEGALTMPREGSTESESTQEDLEEEEDEEEDEEDCIQVKDEDGESGPDEGADLEESSAGYKKLFADAQQLQPLQVYQAPLSLATVPHQALGRTQSSPAAPGSMKSPTDHPTVVKHLFTTGVVYDTFMLKHQCMCGNTHVHPEHAGRIQSIWSRLQETGLLSKCERIRGRKATLDEIQTVHSEYHTLLYGTSPLNRQKLDSKKLLGPISQKMYAMLPCGGIGVDSDTVWNEMHSSSAVRMAVGCLVELAFKVAAGELKNGFAIIRPPGHHAEESTAMGFCFFNSVAITAKLLQQKLSVGKVLIVDWDIHHGNGTQQAFYDDPSVLYISLHRYDNGNFFPGSGAPEEVGGGPGVGYNVNVAWTGGVDPPIGDVEYLTAFRTVVMPIAHEFSPDVVLVSAGFDAVEGHLSPLGGYSVTARCFGHLTRQLMTLAGGRVVLALEGGHDLTAICDASEACVSALLSVELQPLDEAVLQQKPSINAVATLEKVIEIQSKHWSCVQRFATGLGCSLREAQTGEKEEAETVSAMALLSMGAEQAQAAATQEHSPRPAEEPMEQEPAL; encoded by the exons ATGAGGACAGTGGGCAAGCTCCCAAGGCACCGACCTCTGAGCCGTACTCAGTCCTCGCCCCTGCCGCAGAGTCCCCAGGCCCTGCAGCAGCTGGTTatgcagcagcagcaccagcagttcctagagaaacagaagcagcagcagatgcAGCTGGGCAAG ATCCTTACCAAAACTGGGGAGCTGTCAAGGCAGCCCACCACCCACCctgaagagacagaggaggagctGACGGAACAGCAGGAGGCCTTGCTGGGGGAGGGGGCCCTGACCATGCCCCGGGAAGGTTCTACAGAGAGCGAGAGCACCCAGGAAGatctagaagaggaagaggatgaggaggaggacgaggaggactgCATTCAGGTCAAGGATGAGGATGGCGAGAGTGGTCCTGATGAGGGCGCAGACTTGGAGGAGTCCAGTGCTGGTTACAAAAAG TTGTTCGCAGATGCCCAGCAGTTACAGCCCCTCCAGGTATACCAGGCACCCCTCAGCCTGGCCACTGTGCCTCATCAGGCCCTGGGCCGCACCCAGTCctcacctgctgctcctgggagcatgaagagcCCCACAGACCACCCCACTGTGGTGAAGCACCTCTTCACCACAG GTGTGGTCTATGACACGTTCATGCTGAAGCATCAGTGTATGTGCggaaacacacatgtgcacccagaGCACGCCGGCCGCATCCAGAGCATCTGGTCCCGGCTGCAGGAAACTGGTCTGCTCAGCAAGTGTGAG CGGATCCGGGGTCGTAAAGCCACACTGGATGAAATCCAGACCGTGCACTCTGAGTACCACACCCTGCTCTATGGGACCAGTCCCCTTAACCGGCAGAAGCTGGACAGTAAGAAGCTGCTTG GCCCCATCAGCCAGAAGATGTACGCCATGCTGCCTTGTGGGGGCATTGGG GTGGACAGTGACACTGTGTGGAATGAGATGCACTCCTCTAGTGCCGTGCGAATGGCAGTGGGCTGCCTGGTGGAGCTGGCCTTCAAGGTGGCTGCAGGAGAGCTCAAG AATGGATTTGCCATCATCCGACCCCCAGGACATCATGCTGAGGAGTCCACAGCCAT GGGATTCTGCTTCTTCAACTCCGTAGCCATCACAGCTAAACTCCTGCAGCAGAAGCTGAGCGTGGGCAAGGTCCTCATCGTGGACTGG GACATTCACCACGGCAATGGCACCCAGCAAGCATTTTACGATGACCCCTCCGTGCTCTACATCTCTTTGCATCGCTACGACAATGGGAACTTCTTTCCAGGCTCCGGGGCTCCTGAAGAG GTTGGTGGAGGGCCAGGTGTGGGGTACAACGTAAATGTGGCGTGGACAGGAGGTGTGGATCCCCCCATTGGAGATGTGGAATACCTGACAGCCTTCAG GACAGTAGTGATGCCCATTGCCCACGAGTTCTCACCCGACGTCGTTCTAGTCTCCGCTGGGTTTGAtgctgttgaaggacatctgtctCCACTGGGTGGCTATTCTGTCACCGCCAGAT GTTTTGGCCACTTGACCAGGCAGCTCATGACACTGGCAGGGGGCCGGGTGGTGCTGGCCCTGGAGGGAGGTCATGACTTGACCGCCATCTGTGATGCTTCTGAGGCCTGTGTCTCGGCTCTGCTCAGCGTGGAG CTGCAGCCCTTGGATGAAGCAGTCTTGCAGCAAAAGCCCAGCATCAATGCAGTTGCCACACTAGAGAAAGTCATCGAGATCCAGA GCAAACACTGGAGCTGTGTACAGAGGTTTGCCACTGGTCTGGGCTGCTCGCTGCGGGAGGCTCAGACGGGTGAGAAAGAGGAGGCCGAGACTGTGAGCGCCATGGCCCTGCTTTCCATGGGGGCTGAGCAGGCCCAGGCTGCTGCCACTCAAGAGCACAGCCCCCG GCCAGCCGAGGAGCCCATGGAGCAGGAGCCTGCCCTGTGA